The window AGTGCGACCCGCTCGATGCCGTCGATGCCACCCTCACGCGATGCCTCGACGTCCAGGTCCCCCTCCTCGTCCTCGTCGACATCAGGCCCCTCCCCAGCCTCGGGGAACAGCGCGGCGATGAACGCATATCCTGGGACGAACAGGACGAACGGCAGGCCCAGCACCACCCGCAGCGGCGTCTCGCGGACGACCGGCGCGAACACGACGACTATCGTCAGCCCGACGAGCAGCGAGACGGCCGCCAGGTCCGCGGGCAGTCGCCGGACTGACGCCGGGAGGAGTAGCCACGGGTCGCGCCGTTGACTCATCTACCGGCTGAAAGTGAGCGACCCCTAAAAGCCGGTCGGTCACTCGCGTCGCCTCCTCACCTATTCCTCGGTCAGTCTAGTCCACGACCGGCTCGCTCACAGACGCTCGAGGCGGAAGCCCACGACTGAACTCGTGGGTTTTCTCCTCGATTCCCTATCTTGATTCAGCGAGAGAATCCCGCCGTTCACGGCGGGCGTGAATCGCGTAAGCCCGGTGCGACAGTCCACGCGGTTCTGCCCGACCGAATACCCAACGGCACAAGAGTTATCGAGATTGGGTATCTTGCATTTGGTGAGGCCAAATGAAGTATAACCTGCAATACGGGTCTCATACGGTCTACGCGCTCCAATATCACTTTGTAACCGTCACGAAGTACCGCACTGACATCCTCACCGATGAGCGACTGGAGCGCGTGGCTGAAGTTGCACACGAGATTGCAGACGACTTCGAGGCCGACATCAAGAACGTGGACGGAGGCACCGACCACGTTCACATCCTGTTCACGACCAAACCTACCACCGACCTCACGAAGTTCATCAACTCGCTCAAGGGCGTCACATCCCGCCGGATTCGGCAGGAGTACCCCGAGGTGAAACAGACGCTCGAAGATGCGTTCTGGCAACCGGGATATTTCCTCGCCACGACCGGCCAAGTGAGCATCGACGTGCTGATGGACTACGTGGACGACCAGTAGCATGACCGCGACAACCACGAAAACGCTGGAGGCCACGCTCGCCCCGCCGACAGCCCACAAAGAGCGCAAACTGTGCGACCTGCTCGACACCTACCGGGCAG of the Haloglomus salinum genome contains:
- the tnpA gene encoding IS200/IS605 family transposase gives rise to the protein MKYNLQYGSHTVYALQYHFVTVTKYRTDILTDERLERVAEVAHEIADDFEADIKNVDGGTDHVHILFTTKPTTDLTKFINSLKGVTSRRIRQEYPEVKQTLEDAFWQPGYFLATTGQVSIDVLMDYVDDQ